A section of the Paenibacillus odorifer genome encodes:
- a CDS encoding pyridoxamine 5'-phosphate oxidase family protein, with protein MNSVRYKTRECLDQEKIERFLHQTRLGYLGLVDGNLPYVVPLNYVWTEGKLYIHGAGDGRRNQVMRDNPEVCFTVCEEYGTITDPVPAKTDTAYMSVMIFGQAEPISDLDEATHVLQELINKYVPGYYNRPLSKQHVEKYRSAVFGGPVQVYRVIPHHITAKESPIEAEKMYKRS; from the coding sequence ATGAATTCGGTTCGTTACAAGACCAGGGAATGCTTAGATCAAGAGAAGATTGAAAGGTTCCTTCACCAAACGAGATTAGGTTATCTGGGGTTGGTTGATGGGAACCTCCCTTATGTTGTGCCACTTAATTATGTATGGACTGAAGGGAAACTGTATATTCACGGGGCTGGAGATGGAAGACGTAATCAGGTCATGCGTGATAATCCGGAGGTATGTTTTACGGTATGTGAGGAATACGGAACTATTACAGACCCGGTACCAGCCAAAACGGATACAGCTTATATGAGCGTAATGATATTTGGACAAGCAGAACCGATTTCAGATTTGGATGAAGCCACACACGTACTTCAGGAATTGATCAATAAATACGTACCGGGTTATTATAATCGCCCCTTGTCCAAGCAGCATGTGGAAAAGTATAGATCGGCTGTATTTGGCGGTCCGGTTCAAGTTTATCGGGTAATTCCGCATCATATCACGGCAAAAGAAAGTCCTATTGAAGCAGAAAAAATGTATAAAAGGAGTTGA
- a CDS encoding DUF4352 domain-containing protein, producing the protein MKKIFKIGCLGFIALIVLIIVIGIFAKDKDSSNDTTSKSNTTANSVETKGTSKEDAKKLAKKGEELQVGDVVFKVNKVTTTKEIKDGNYLSYSPSADGSIFLVVNVTVKNAGKKMITTDSSYFQLLKDEVTYNPSTLITTSGDYFLYEGINPGLAQTGNVVFEIPEDMTGFLLNVQTGFWGTEQGQIELK; encoded by the coding sequence TTGAAAAAGATTTTTAAAATCGGGTGTCTGGGATTCATCGCTTTAATTGTACTAATCATTGTCATTGGTATATTTGCTAAAGATAAGGATAGTTCAAACGACACAACTAGCAAATCTAATACCACCGCAAACTCTGTAGAAACAAAGGGCACCTCAAAAGAAGATGCGAAAAAACTAGCAAAAAAAGGAGAAGAATTACAAGTTGGCGATGTTGTTTTTAAAGTTAACAAGGTAACTACTACCAAGGAAATTAAAGATGGAAATTACTTATCCTACTCACCTAGTGCTGACGGAAGTATTTTCCTAGTAGTAAATGTAACTGTTAAAAATGCTGGTAAAAAAATGATTACCACAGACTCATCATACTTTCAGCTCCTAAAAGATGAAGTTACGTATAACCCATCAACGTTGATTACTACTTCCGGAGACTATTTTTTATATGAAGGAATCAATCCTGGATTGGCTCAAACAGGCAATGTAGTATTTGAAATCCCAGAAGATATGACTGGCTTTCTTTTGAATGTCCAAACTGGGTTCTGGGGAACCGAACAAGGACAGATTGAATTGAAATAA
- a CDS encoding dihydrofolate reductase family protein, protein MKTTIFSQISIDGKLTMGAGNSSKELFSLFSSEDMEFIHLFRGKVQGIMVGKNTILTDNPFLTNRYEENKNPIRIIPTTTLDIPLDCNVLSDQGKTIIVTTEKGRDEEKIKQIRQRGKECLICGEDKVDFVELERQLEENYGITSLMVEGGGFLNWHIFNQDIVDEIILMQLPIIIGGSTNITLVDGDGYQQLNFAKKFKVVEIQPKDNYTLMRYKKVI, encoded by the coding sequence ATGAAAACAACGATATTCAGCCAAATTTCTATTGATGGAAAGCTCACTATGGGCGCTGGTAATTCGAGTAAAGAGCTTTTTTCTTTATTTTCCAGTGAGGATATGGAATTTATTCATCTATTCCGGGGGAAGGTGCAGGGAATTATGGTCGGCAAAAATACAATTTTGACGGACAATCCCTTTCTTACTAATCGGTATGAGGAAAATAAAAATCCAATTCGTATCATTCCGACAACTACCTTGGATATTCCGCTAGATTGCAATGTACTCTCGGACCAAGGGAAGACGATTATTGTCACGACCGAGAAAGGACGGGATGAAGAAAAAATCAAACAGATCCGGCAAAGAGGAAAGGAGTGCCTTATCTGCGGCGAGGATAAAGTAGATTTTGTGGAGCTTGAACGTCAGTTGGAGGAGAACTATGGGATTACCAGTCTGATGGTCGAAGGCGGCGGATTCTTAAACTGGCATATTTTCAATCAGGATATCGTCGATGAGATTATTCTAATGCAGCTTCCAATCATCATAGGCGGCTCCACAAACATTACTTTAGTGGATGGAGACGGGTATCAGCAATTGAACTTTGCGAAAAAGTTCAAGGTTGTAGAAATTCAACCAAAAGATAACTACACGCTCATGCGCTACAAAAAGGTGATCTAA
- a CDS encoding TetR/AcrR family transcriptional regulator gives MLKNAVFSLLADNVEISQLTVQKIANRAELNRATFYLHYEDINDLLRQIVHEIFDDLSMKVEPLLQMKSNNEQEQLITFLNYFFEYRKVFAVLIEHKGFKNHLTNLLKNTVEKRRNARNIDSTKEVVSVDIIAASLLGIIMWWIKDGNQYSAEYIAGQITLMYKRRYL, from the coding sequence ATGTTGAAAAACGCTGTTTTTTCATTATTGGCCGACAATGTGGAGATTTCGCAATTGACCGTCCAAAAAATCGCCAACCGCGCGGAACTAAATCGCGCAACGTTTTATTTGCATTATGAGGATATTAACGATTTATTGCGCCAGATCGTACATGAAATCTTCGATGACCTATCCATGAAGGTTGAACCGCTATTACAAATGAAGAGCAACAACGAACAGGAGCAGCTGATCACCTTTTTAAATTATTTTTTTGAATACCGGAAAGTTTTTGCTGTATTGATTGAGCATAAAGGCTTCAAAAACCACTTGACCAACCTGTTAAAAAATACTGTCGAAAAACGAAGAAACGCGAGGAACATTGACTCTACTAAGGAGGTAGTCTCCGTTGATATTATTGCAGCCTCACTACTGGGGATTATTATGTGGTGGATTAAGGATGGCAACCAATATAGCGCTGAATACATAGCGGGGCAAATTACCTTGATGTATAAAAGAAGATATTTATAA
- a CDS encoding DNA alkylation repair protein — MDLETVMQELEALGKERTKKIYLSNGAHEPLFGVATGQMKPIFRKIKHNQPLAEQLYATGNYDAMYFAGVIAEPKAMTESDFERWIAGAYFYMLSDFVVAVTLAETDIAQEVSDKWIASEIELKMSAGWNCYCWLLGNRPDSEFSAEKLAAMLELAKNTIHDAPERTKYAMNNFIYTVGVSYLPLHDKAVEIAKEVGPVEVHTGSAKSKILNASINIQKAVDKSQLGFKRKHVRC; from the coding sequence ATGGATTTAGAAACGGTCATGCAAGAGCTTGAAGCTCTCGGCAAGGAACGCACCAAGAAAATATATCTATCCAATGGCGCGCACGAACCGCTTTTTGGTGTGGCCACAGGCCAGATGAAGCCTATCTTCAGAAAAATAAAACATAATCAACCCTTGGCCGAGCAGCTTTATGCTACAGGAAATTATGACGCTATGTATTTTGCCGGGGTGATCGCGGAGCCTAAAGCAATGACAGAGTCGGATTTTGAGCGGTGGATTGCTGGGGCTTATTTTTATATGCTATCGGACTTTGTGGTGGCAGTAACGTTGGCGGAGACGGATATTGCACAAGAGGTTTCTGATAAATGGATTGCAAGTGAGATAGAGTTGAAAATGTCGGCGGGCTGGAACTGTTACTGCTGGCTGCTCGGAAATCGCCCGGACAGTGAATTTTCCGCAGAAAAATTGGCCGCTATGTTGGAGCTTGCTAAAAATACGATTCATGATGCCCCTGAACGAACGAAATACGCAATGAACAATTTCATCTACACTGTGGGCGTATCCTATCTGCCGCTTCATGATAAAGCGGTTGAGATTGCAAAGGAAGTTGGTCCGGTGGAAGTCCATACCGGTAGTGCAAAAAGCAAGATTTTGAATGCTTCAATTAATATTCAAAAGGCAGTTGATAAATCGCAGCTGGGCTTCAAACGAAAACATGTAAGGTGTTAG
- a CDS encoding amino acid permease yields the protein MAAQELKRDLENRHVQLIAIGGTIGTGLFLGSGKAIQLAGPSIIFAYLIVGIAIFFVMRALGELLLSKAGYQSFTDIAEDYLGPRAAFVTGWTYWFCWIMTAMADIIAVGVYVQYWFDIPQWIPAVICLIILLGLNLLTVKSFGELEFWFALIKVITILALIAIGVVLLVIGFKTTTGTVALSNIWAHGGVFPNGISGFLLSFQMVVFAFVGVELVGVSAAETSNPEKTIPSAINKIPLRILFFYVGAIIALLCINAWTELNPAESPFVKTFSLVGIPIAAGVINFVVLTSAASACNSGMFSTSRILYNLSRNDQAPANFAKLNKNHVPSNALFISTLVLSVGALLSKLIPETAFGIVTTISAICFIWVWGVVLICHLRYKKTKPELQAKSKFKAPFTPFVNYVVLALFAIILIIMLFADETRPALLLTPLWFILLFVLYSINRRKRERDNKIIRTETPL from the coding sequence ATGGCAGCACAAGAATTAAAGAGAGATTTAGAGAATCGACATGTTCAGCTCATTGCGATTGGTGGAACCATCGGTACCGGATTATTTTTAGGATCTGGAAAAGCTATACAGCTGGCAGGACCATCGATCATTTTTGCTTATTTAATCGTGGGTATCGCTATTTTCTTTGTGATGAGGGCATTGGGAGAACTTCTGTTGTCAAAAGCAGGTTATCAATCTTTTACAGACATTGCCGAAGACTATCTTGGACCGCGGGCGGCGTTTGTAACTGGATGGACCTATTGGTTTTGCTGGATCATGACGGCTATGGCCGATATTATAGCTGTTGGGGTCTATGTACAATATTGGTTTGATATCCCGCAATGGATACCCGCAGTCATTTGTTTAATTATTTTATTAGGACTCAATTTATTAACTGTAAAAAGCTTTGGCGAATTGGAATTTTGGTTTGCTTTAATTAAGGTAATCACTATTCTCGCGTTAATTGCCATAGGGGTAGTTTTACTGGTGATTGGATTCAAAACAACTACCGGAACGGTTGCGCTCAGTAATATTTGGGCACATGGGGGAGTATTTCCAAACGGGATTTCCGGGTTCTTACTTTCATTTCAAATGGTTGTGTTTGCTTTTGTGGGTGTGGAATTGGTGGGGGTATCAGCAGCGGAAACATCCAATCCAGAAAAAACTATCCCATCGGCGATTAATAAAATACCTTTACGAATTCTATTTTTCTACGTGGGTGCTATTATTGCCTTATTATGCATCAACGCTTGGACAGAACTAAACCCGGCAGAAAGTCCTTTTGTTAAAACATTTAGTTTAGTGGGGATTCCGATTGCCGCGGGGGTTATTAATTTCGTTGTATTAACTTCAGCTGCTTCTGCTTGTAACAGCGGGATGTTCTCAACAAGCCGGATTCTATACAATCTAAGCAGAAATGACCAGGCTCCAGCCAACTTTGCAAAGCTTAATAAAAATCATGTACCAAGTAATGCTTTATTCATATCCACGCTTGTCTTATCTGTAGGGGCTTTGTTGAGTAAGCTGATTCCGGAGACGGCCTTTGGCATCGTGACAACGATTAGTGCCATTTGTTTCATCTGGGTTTGGGGCGTCGTTCTAATTTGCCATTTGCGATATAAAAAGACGAAGCCGGAATTGCAGGCCAAATCAAAATTCAAGGCACCGTTCACACCTTTTGTGAATTATGTTGTTCTAGCCTTGTTTGCAATCATACTCATAATTATGCTGTTTGCTGATGAAACTCGTCCGGCATTATTGTTGACGCCTTTATGGTTTATTTTATTATTTGTTTTGTATTCGATAAATAGAAGAAAGAGGGAAAGAGATAATAAAATAATCAGGACCGAAACACCTCTCTAG
- a CDS encoding DHA2 family efflux MFS transporter permease subunit, producing MQEDTKNINKGILLTILIFGCFLSTLNQTLLNVALSSLMDVFDVTATTVQWISTGFMLINGILIPITAYLMKRFTTRQLFISAMSFLLIGSIICAAAPSFSLLLIGRMIQAAGAGIIMPLMMSVVLAIFPVEKRGSAMGLLGLAMIFAPAIGPTLAGFVVEYHSWRWLFIGLIPLVLIVIALAFKYLVNVSETSKSKLDVVSVLLSTVGFGLILYGFSSAGSKGWDDVIVILTLGIGVVVTAVFCLRQIKSDDPLLNLSVFKNKVFTMTSLINVLITMMMYADMILLPIYLQNGRGFTAFDAGLLLLPGALVNAFMSPVTGKLYDRFGAKPLFIIGLLFIIPSMWAVTDLSESTTYTYLMIRTIGLRIGLSFITMPLNTAGLNALPKQLGTHGTAVNNTVRQIAGAIGTAVVITIYTVQATSHATTLMQNNPSATPEILKSLTSILGASDAYYFMMILSIAAFVITLFMPTKNKLMIEKKANLVSKEPQL from the coding sequence ATGCAAGAAGACACTAAGAACATAAATAAAGGGATCTTACTAACCATCTTAATCTTTGGTTGTTTCTTATCCACACTCAATCAGACGCTTTTAAATGTCGCCTTAAGTAGTTTGATGGATGTTTTTGATGTCACAGCAACAACCGTACAATGGATTTCAACAGGATTTATGCTGATCAACGGGATTTTGATTCCGATTACGGCCTATTTAATGAAACGTTTTACAACACGGCAATTATTTATAAGTGCCATGTCATTTTTATTAATCGGTTCTATAATTTGTGCAGCAGCGCCGAGCTTTAGTCTACTCTTAATCGGACGGATGATCCAAGCTGCCGGTGCTGGCATTATAATGCCGCTCATGATGAGTGTTGTGCTCGCGATCTTCCCCGTTGAAAAACGTGGCAGCGCTATGGGACTGCTTGGGCTGGCGATGATATTCGCTCCTGCTATTGGGCCGACCCTTGCGGGATTTGTTGTCGAATACCACTCTTGGCGCTGGTTATTTATCGGGCTTATTCCACTTGTCCTCATTGTTATAGCGTTGGCGTTCAAGTATTTAGTGAATGTATCTGAGACGTCTAAGTCGAAGCTTGATGTGGTAAGTGTTCTTTTATCAACCGTCGGATTCGGCTTAATTTTATACGGCTTCAGTAGTGCAGGAAGTAAAGGCTGGGATGATGTAATCGTGATCCTAACCTTAGGGATTGGGGTCGTGGTAACAGCCGTATTCTGTCTTCGACAAATCAAATCGGATGATCCACTGCTAAACCTGTCGGTCTTCAAAAATAAAGTGTTTACGATGACATCTCTTATTAACGTATTAATCACAATGATGATGTACGCAGATATGATCTTATTGCCTATTTATCTGCAGAATGGTCGCGGGTTTACAGCATTTGATGCAGGACTACTATTGTTGCCGGGCGCACTCGTAAATGCGTTCATGTCACCCGTCACCGGTAAATTATACGACCGTTTCGGTGCGAAACCGCTGTTCATCATTGGCCTATTGTTTATTATTCCATCTATGTGGGCGGTAACAGATTTATCTGAATCGACCACGTATACTTATCTAATGATTCGTACCATAGGCCTGCGAATTGGATTAAGCTTCATTACTATGCCACTCAATACAGCCGGACTAAATGCGTTGCCCAAACAACTCGGCACTCATGGTACAGCTGTGAATAATACCGTTCGCCAAATTGCCGGGGCCATTGGTACTGCTGTCGTAATTACAATTTATACAGTGCAGGCAACCAGTCATGCAACTACACTGATGCAGAATAATCCCTCCGCTACTCCTGAGATCCTTAAATCCCTTACATCGATTCTTGGGGCAAGTGACGCCTACTACTTCATGATGATTTTATCCATTGCCGCATTTGTTATAACATTATTTATGCCCACGAAAAACAAGCTCATGATTGAAAAGAAAGCAAACCTAGTTAGCAAGGAACCTCAGTTGTAA
- a CDS encoding sugar ABC transporter substrate-binding protein, which translates to MEKNNKEVVVWHEFDGPGDTSIEVLEGICKLYTERFGVQITPQVMNITELTARLNQIKDTQQGPHLAMVPADMSSYVENGLYSEVPGGLFDDTLTEGALSTMQMNGVQYGIPVLRGNHLVVYYNPLIYPSAPTTWDVFEEAAEKLSAQGIIPIGADLQQGYWFIPFLTAFGGWPVQNGKPNIVTSEMKQALQFIRDKMDQGVLVSLDGSTGLLEQFIDGKIGAIICGEWIYNHLDKHMNNRLAVCQLPSIEGRQSLSMSSSIGLIYPNHSLTSEEREDILSFTRFMLSDECQTMWTLGVQRIPAQEEVLNHLAASAAPNRKMILSLLDHSRPMPTYPFMIHVWEALNAGLIELPLSNPEQALNKIEQTIQASWGAFKS; encoded by the coding sequence ATGGAAAAGAACAATAAGGAAGTCGTGGTATGGCATGAGTTTGATGGTCCAGGAGATACCTCGATTGAGGTGCTGGAGGGAATTTGTAAGCTGTATACAGAGCGCTTCGGCGTACAAATTACACCACAAGTGATGAATATTACGGAGCTGACTGCGCGCCTGAACCAAATTAAGGACACCCAGCAAGGTCCGCATCTGGCGATGGTTCCTGCTGACATGTCCTCCTATGTGGAGAACGGTCTTTACTCCGAAGTACCGGGCGGGCTATTTGACGATACGCTGACTGAGGGAGCCCTTTCAACGATGCAAATGAATGGTGTTCAGTATGGTATCCCTGTATTGCGGGGTAATCATCTGGTTGTGTATTACAACCCGTTGATTTACCCTAGTGCGCCGACGACATGGGACGTGTTCGAAGAGGCAGCAGAAAAGTTATCCGCCCAAGGTATCATACCGATTGGAGCAGACTTACAGCAAGGCTATTGGTTTATTCCGTTCCTTACAGCTTTCGGCGGTTGGCCTGTACAGAATGGAAAGCCGAATATCGTCACCTCTGAAATGAAGCAGGCGCTTCAGTTTATTCGCGACAAGATGGATCAAGGCGTGCTCGTTAGTCTCGACGGCTCCACAGGACTGCTTGAGCAGTTCATTGACGGTAAGATCGGCGCCATTATTTGTGGCGAGTGGATTTATAACCATCTAGATAAACATATGAACAATAGGCTTGCGGTTTGCCAGCTTCCGAGCATCGAAGGGCGGCAATCATTATCCATGTCTTCTTCTATTGGCCTGATCTACCCTAATCATTCATTAACGTCCGAGGAGCGGGAAGATATTTTATCATTCACGCGCTTTATGCTGAGTGACGAATGCCAAACTATGTGGACGCTGGGTGTACAGCGGATTCCGGCTCAGGAAGAGGTGCTGAACCATCTAGCTGCCTCTGCTGCGCCTAACAGAAAGATGATTTTATCGCTTTTGGATCACTCACGGCCGATGCCGACTTATCCCTTCATGATCCATGTATGGGAGGCGTTAAATGCGGGTCTTATCGAGCTGCCCTTGAGCAATCCTGAACAAGCATTGAACAAAATAGAACAGACTATTCAAGCCTCTTGGGGCGCATTTAAAAGCTAA
- a CDS encoding PLP-dependent aminotransferase family protein, translated as MMKVIRNDKRPIWQQLLDQAIHNITSGVWAPGELLIPTRELAHIVGVSRSTIQIVYEELLSRGYTVTSRRGGTRVSTWKQVTMSTKEIETEGPTPPSLSLLDSAVDQLHDWFRGKEQLEVDIDFSPHEPYLDEQFQKNWRQSLLQASAEMDLSSWAYGNCYGYTPLREQIQRYLSLERGIHVQTNQILLTSGAQHSIDLIAQSLLADGDTVSVEDPGFPAAWMAMRYRRMNVVPVPVDEYGLVVEHIHPQSKLVFATPSHQCAVGVVMSEPRRQQLLYKAVQERFWIIEDDYDSEFRYRGEPLPTLFSQASNNTLYLMSFSKMIAPGIRISAIVGSVEAIAQLAKVQELTYRHLPIMDQLTLTHFIKNGHFMRHMRRVRNVYRRRHEVMAKAIMASGLGERFTLSGVETGLHMLLEAEETFDEEAVTKLALQHGIRVYPLGPYCLDSKRKGWVLGFAKVNEAAIEQGIHRLAELIL; from the coding sequence ATGATGAAAGTAATTCGCAATGATAAGAGACCAATCTGGCAGCAATTGCTTGATCAAGCGATTCATAATATTACTAGCGGAGTCTGGGCACCAGGAGAATTACTGATTCCTACCCGCGAACTTGCGCACATCGTAGGTGTCTCCCGCTCAACTATACAGATCGTCTATGAGGAATTGTTAAGTCGAGGTTATACAGTTACCTCCCGCCGGGGAGGGACGCGAGTTAGTACGTGGAAGCAAGTCACTATGTCCACGAAGGAAATAGAAACAGAGGGCCCCACACCTCCGTCACTCTCCTTGCTAGACTCAGCTGTTGATCAATTACATGACTGGTTCAGAGGTAAAGAACAGCTAGAAGTGGATATTGATTTCAGTCCCCATGAACCCTATTTGGATGAACAATTTCAAAAAAACTGGCGGCAATCGCTGCTCCAGGCATCCGCTGAAATGGATTTATCAAGCTGGGCTTACGGTAACTGCTACGGGTACACACCATTACGTGAGCAAATACAGCGTTATTTATCACTTGAACGGGGCATACATGTCCAAACCAATCAGATTCTGTTGACCTCAGGAGCTCAGCATAGTATTGACTTAATCGCACAGTCACTTTTAGCTGATGGGGACACTGTCTCAGTAGAGGATCCAGGTTTCCCAGCTGCTTGGATGGCAATGAGATACCGCCGTATGAATGTGGTACCCGTTCCCGTTGATGAGTATGGTCTAGTGGTTGAACATATTCACCCGCAATCCAAGCTGGTCTTTGCCACCCCTTCCCACCAGTGCGCAGTAGGGGTCGTTATGTCGGAGCCCCGCCGGCAACAATTGCTGTATAAGGCCGTTCAAGAACGATTTTGGATCATTGAAGACGATTATGATAGTGAATTTCGATATCGCGGGGAGCCGCTGCCAACGCTGTTTAGTCAGGCATCTAATAATACTTTGTACCTCATGAGTTTCTCTAAAATGATTGCACCAGGTATTCGTATTTCGGCTATTGTTGGATCAGTCGAGGCGATTGCTCAGCTAGCGAAGGTGCAGGAGCTGACTTACCGTCATCTTCCGATTATGGATCAGCTAACACTAACCCACTTCATTAAAAATGGTCATTTTATGCGCCATATGCGAAGAGTCAGAAATGTGTACCGGCGAAGACACGAGGTCATGGCAAAAGCTATTATGGCTAGCGGTTTAGGGGAGCGCTTCACGCTCAGTGGAGTAGAAACTGGATTACATATGTTATTAGAAGCTGAGGAAACATTCGACGAAGAAGCTGTGACAAAGTTAGCCCTACAACATGGAATACGTGTGTACCCTCTTGGGCCCTATTGTTTGGATAGCAAAAGAAAAGGATGGGTATTAGGGTTTGCAAAAGTAAATGAGGCAGCGATCGAGCAGGGCATTCATCGTCTTGCGGAGTTGATCCTATAA
- a CDS encoding MATE family efflux transporter, which yields MSEKEDFYKSVYKIAVPVTLQSLLMALLNLTDQLMVGQLGDVAIASVGMSTKIYGIIAVVLAGLSTGVSIYAAQFWGNKDSKSVSQVLGLGLITGFAFSFLFSAAVFIDSPLFLSLFTTDMNVIDEGYIFLQIMSIGFVPVMLTMMYSAILRSTGHAKWPMYVSLIAVGLNIILNYVLIYGHFGAPALGLKGAAIATLISRVFECLLIIGAVYRYRLPGAVGLKNLFIVPKPLIRKFFGTTYPLLLTELIWVLGETAYAIIYSRMGTMEMTAMTITFPLQGLCIGLLSGLASAAGVMVGNRLGANESDIALDHAKRFIRLGIIISLIVGVIIAAGSKLYVSAFNISEDAKQMSMYIVIVFAGFLWVKVSNMIIAGGILNSGGDSKFVFGMESTATWLIGVPSGLLLSYIWKQPVYLVYLVISLEEVVRFGFGYARIYSRKWMRNLVSDLAEKAM from the coding sequence ATGTCAGAGAAAGAAGATTTCTACAAAAGTGTGTATAAAATCGCTGTGCCCGTTACGCTTCAAAGCTTGCTGATGGCATTGCTTAATTTGACGGATCAATTGATGGTTGGGCAGCTGGGAGATGTGGCAATTGCCTCGGTGGGGATGTCGACCAAAATATACGGGATCATCGCGGTTGTCTTGGCCGGTTTATCGACGGGTGTATCCATATATGCAGCCCAGTTTTGGGGAAATAAAGATTCCAAAAGCGTCTCTCAAGTACTGGGTCTCGGACTGATCACTGGCTTTGCGTTCTCGTTCCTGTTCTCTGCGGCTGTCTTTATCGATTCGCCGCTCTTTCTGAGCCTATTCACTACAGACATGAATGTAATAGATGAGGGTTATATCTTTCTCCAGATAATGTCGATCGGTTTTGTGCCTGTCATGCTCACGATGATGTATTCCGCGATTTTACGCAGTACTGGCCATGCCAAATGGCCGATGTATGTAAGTCTAATTGCAGTTGGCTTGAATATTATACTGAATTACGTACTTATTTACGGACATTTCGGTGCTCCTGCGCTTGGTCTGAAGGGCGCTGCCATTGCTACTCTTATCTCTAGGGTCTTCGAATGCTTGTTGATCATTGGTGCCGTGTACCGGTATCGTTTACCGGGAGCTGTCGGGTTAAAGAACTTATTCATTGTTCCTAAACCGCTCATTCGCAAGTTTTTTGGAACGACCTATCCGCTGCTACTGACTGAATTAATCTGGGTATTGGGCGAAACAGCATATGCGATTATTTATAGCCGTATGGGGACGATGGAAATGACTGCGATGACCATTACCTTCCCACTTCAGGGTCTTTGCATTGGCCTATTATCGGGTCTGGCTAGTGCAGCAGGGGTAATGGTTGGCAACCGTTTGGGTGCGAATGAATCTGATATCGCACTCGATCATGCGAAAAGATTCATTCGTCTAGGCATCATTATCTCTCTGATCGTCGGGGTTATCATTGCGGCAGGCTCGAAGCTGTATGTCTCTGCGTTCAATATCTCCGAGGACGCTAAACAAATGAGCATGTATATCGTTATCGTGTTTGCTGGATTTCTTTGGGTCAAAGTATCCAATATGATTATAGCCGGCGGTATACTAAACAGCGGAGGAGACAGCAAGTTCGTATTCGGCATGGAGTCTACCGCAACGTGGCTGATAGGAGTCCCATCCGGGCTGTTGCTGTCATACATTTGGAAGCAACCTGTCTACCTTGTGTATCTCGTCATCTCGCTGGAGGAGGTTGTCCGCTTTGGCTTCGGCTACGCCCGGATTTACTCCCGTAAGTGGATGAGAAATTTAGTTAGCGATCTGGCTGAAAAAGCTATGTAA